In the genome of Marinobacter antarcticus, one region contains:
- the hemE gene encoding uroporphyrinogen decarboxylase — protein MTELKNDRLLRALMRQPVDRTPVWMMRQAGRYLPEYRATREKAGDFLSLCKNTPLACEVTLQPLERFPLDAAILFSDILTIPDALGLGLYFEAGEGPKFKHTIRSKADVDALPNIKAEVDLDYVMNAVSTIRSALNGRVPLIGFSGSPWTLATYMVEGGSSKDFREAKKLMYSQPEVMHSLLDHLADAVIDYLNGQIKAGAQAIQIFDTWGGVLSSWAYEEFSLRYMKKIVDNLIRENDGRHVPVILFTKNGGQWLESIADSGADAVGLDWTTDIGDARARVGDRVALQGNMDPTMLYAPPARIREEVGDILRRYGSGPGHIFNLGHGITPDVDPEHAKAFIEAVVELSPEYHQQ, from the coding sequence ATGACCGAGCTGAAGAATGACCGCTTACTGCGCGCCCTGATGCGCCAGCCTGTTGATCGTACCCCGGTATGGATGATGCGCCAGGCCGGCCGTTATCTGCCCGAGTATCGCGCTACCCGGGAGAAAGCAGGTGACTTTCTCAGCTTGTGCAAGAACACGCCTCTGGCATGCGAAGTAACCCTCCAGCCTCTCGAACGCTTTCCGTTGGATGCCGCGATTCTGTTCTCGGATATTCTTACCATTCCGGATGCCCTGGGTCTCGGGCTATACTTTGAAGCCGGTGAAGGCCCCAAGTTCAAGCACACCATTCGTTCCAAAGCGGATGTTGATGCGCTGCCGAACATTAAGGCAGAAGTAGACCTTGATTATGTGATGAACGCCGTTTCCACCATCCGGAGCGCGCTCAATGGCAGAGTTCCCCTGATCGGCTTCTCCGGTAGCCCCTGGACGCTGGCAACCTATATGGTCGAAGGCGGTTCCTCCAAGGACTTCCGCGAGGCCAAAAAACTCATGTACAGCCAACCGGAGGTCATGCACAGCTTGCTGGATCACCTCGCTGATGCGGTAATCGATTACCTCAACGGCCAGATCAAGGCAGGCGCCCAGGCGATTCAGATTTTTGATACCTGGGGTGGCGTACTGAGCAGTTGGGCGTATGAAGAGTTTTCTCTTCGCTACATGAAGAAGATTGTTGATAACCTGATCCGCGAGAATGATGGACGCCATGTCCCAGTGATCCTGTTCACCAAAAATGGCGGCCAGTGGCTTGAGTCAATCGCGGATTCGGGGGCTGATGCCGTTGGTCTGGACTGGACAACGGATATCGGCGATGCTCGCGCACGCGTGGGTGATCGTGTTGCCTTGCAGGGCAATATGGACCCAACTATGCTTTATGCTCCGCCGGCTCGTATTCGTGAGGAAGTGGGTGACATCCTGCGTCGCTATGGCTCTGGCCCCGGCCATATTTTCAACCTTGGCCACGGCATTACTCCGGATGTGGATCCCGAGCACGCCAAAGCGTTCATCGAGGCTGTTGTTGAGCTGAGCCCCGAGTACCATCAGCAATAA
- the glyA gene encoding serine hydroxymethyltransferase, producing MFNRDMKIAGFDDELWNAMQAESKRQEAHIELIASENYTSPRVMEAQGSDLTNKYAEGYPGKRYYGGCEFVDIAEQLAIDRAKELFGAAYANVQPHSGSQANSAVFMALVKPGDTVLGMSLAHGGHLTHGASVNFSGKIYNAVQYGINTDTGLIDYDELEALAVEHKPKMIIAGFSAYSQELDFARFRAIADKVDAYLFVDMAHVAGLVAAGVYPDPMPHAHVVTTTTHKTLRGPRGGLILACDDEALHKKLNSAVFPGGQGGPLMHVIAAKAICFKEAMSDEFKTYQQQVVKNASAMADVFVDRGYDVVSGGTKNHLFLVSLIKQDITGKDADAALGRAHITVNKNAVPNDPRSPFVTSGLRLGTPAITTRGFGEEECRELAGWICDILDNLEDEAVINRVREQAEALCARFPVYG from the coding sequence ATGTTTAATCGTGATATGAAAATCGCCGGTTTCGACGACGAACTCTGGAACGCCATGCAGGCGGAAAGCAAGCGTCAGGAGGCTCATATTGAGCTGATTGCATCCGAGAACTACACCAGTCCGCGGGTCATGGAAGCTCAGGGCAGTGACCTTACTAACAAGTACGCTGAGGGTTATCCCGGCAAGCGCTACTATGGAGGCTGCGAGTTTGTAGACATCGCTGAGCAACTGGCGATTGATCGCGCCAAAGAGCTGTTTGGTGCCGCCTACGCTAATGTACAGCCGCATTCCGGCTCACAGGCGAACTCGGCCGTCTTCATGGCTCTGGTAAAGCCAGGTGATACGGTTCTGGGGATGAGCCTGGCCCACGGTGGTCATCTGACCCACGGTGCCAGTGTGAACTTTTCCGGCAAGATCTATAACGCAGTGCAGTATGGTATCAACACCGATACTGGCCTGATTGATTACGATGAGCTGGAAGCCCTGGCGGTTGAGCACAAGCCGAAGATGATCATTGCCGGTTTCTCTGCGTACTCCCAGGAACTGGACTTTGCCCGTTTCCGCGCCATTGCTGACAAGGTCGATGCCTATCTGTTTGTAGACATGGCCCACGTGGCCGGTCTTGTCGCCGCTGGTGTGTATCCTGACCCTATGCCCCACGCGCATGTGGTAACTACCACCACGCACAAAACACTGCGAGGCCCCCGTGGTGGCCTGATTCTGGCCTGTGACGACGAAGCGCTGCACAAGAAGCTGAACTCTGCAGTATTCCCGGGCGGGCAGGGTGGTCCGTTGATGCATGTGATTGCCGCCAAGGCAATCTGCTTTAAAGAAGCCATGAGCGACGAGTTCAAGACCTACCAGCAGCAGGTGGTCAAGAACGCTTCTGCCATGGCTGATGTATTTGTTGATCGCGGCTACGACGTGGTTTCCGGCGGCACCAAGAACCATTTGTTCCTGGTAAGCCTGATCAAACAGGACATTACGGGTAAGGATGCAGATGCCGCCTTGGGGCGTGCACACATTACGGTGAACAAGAACGCGGTTCCCAACGATCCACGCTCGCCGTTTGTGACCTCCGGTCTGCGCCTCGGCACACCCGCCATCACCACCCGTGGTTTTGGTGAGGAAGAATGCCGTGAGCTGGCAGGCTGGATCTGCGATATCCTTGACAATCTGGAAGACGAAGCCGTAATCAACCGCGTTCGCGAGCAGGCTGAAGCCCTGTGCGCGCGTTTCCCGGTATACGGCTAA
- a CDS encoding PilZ domain-containing protein: MPAKATEKRKFHRISFDAPCELHALERLWTTEVLDISLKGVLVKRPEGWDVPLNQPCEVVVHLDGQQAGIVMAVELKHVEAHRLGFKCQYIDLESATHLKRLVELNLGDQVLLDREFAHLID; the protein is encoded by the coding sequence GTGCCCGCCAAAGCCACAGAAAAACGGAAGTTCCATCGCATAAGCTTCGACGCCCCATGTGAGCTGCATGCCCTTGAAAGGCTGTGGACAACAGAGGTGCTGGATATTTCCTTGAAAGGTGTTCTGGTCAAGCGGCCGGAAGGGTGGGATGTGCCGTTGAACCAACCCTGTGAGGTGGTCGTTCATCTGGATGGACAGCAGGCCGGGATTGTTATGGCGGTCGAGTTAAAGCACGTCGAGGCACACAGGCTCGGCTTTAAATGCCAGTACATCGACCTGGAAAGCGCCACACACCTGAAGCGTCTGGTTGAGTTGAACCTTGGGGATCAGGTTCTTCTTGATCGGGAGTTCGCTCATCTCATTGATTAG
- the ettA gene encoding energy-dependent translational throttle protein EttA: protein MAQYVYSMNRVGKVVPPKREILKDISLSFFPGAKIGVLGLNGSGKSTLLRIMAGLDQDYIGEARPQPGINVGYLPQEPELDDSKTVKEVVDEAVAEVHNALAELDQVYSDYAEPDADFDALAKKQGKLEALIQATDGHDIERKMEVAADALRLPAWDQPVKNLSGGERRRVALCRLLLSGPDMLLLDEPTNHLDAESVAWLERFLHDYEGTVVAITHDRYFLDNVAGWILELDRGQGIPFEGNYSQWLENKEQRLTTEAKQEASHQKAVKQELEWVRSNAKGRQSKSKARLARFEEMSSQDFQKRNETNELYIPPGPRLGDKVIEVEGISKAFGDHLLYEDVSFTVPPGAIVGIIGGNGAGKSTLFRMIVGQDQPNSGTITVGETVKLAYVDQSRDLDGSKTVWELLSEGQDIIKVGNYETPSRAYAGRFNFKGADQQKRVGDLSGGERNRLHLAALLKEGGNVLLLDEPTNDLDVETLRALEEALLNFPGSAMVISHDRWFLDRVATHILAFEDDGEVIYYEGNFSDYDEDHKKRKGDSAMVPKRMKYKKLA from the coding sequence ATGGCCCAGTACGTATACAGCATGAACCGCGTGGGCAAGGTGGTTCCGCCCAAGCGCGAAATTCTCAAGGATATTTCCCTGAGCTTCTTCCCGGGCGCCAAGATCGGCGTACTTGGCCTTAACGGTTCCGGCAAATCCACCCTTTTACGAATTATGGCGGGCCTGGATCAGGATTACATCGGCGAAGCCCGTCCCCAACCCGGCATCAATGTAGGTTATCTGCCCCAGGAACCGGAGCTGGACGACAGCAAAACTGTTAAGGAAGTTGTTGATGAGGCCGTGGCGGAGGTTCACAACGCCTTGGCCGAACTGGATCAGGTTTACTCCGACTACGCTGAGCCGGATGCGGATTTCGACGCCCTGGCCAAAAAACAGGGCAAACTTGAAGCTCTGATTCAGGCCACCGATGGTCACGACATCGAACGCAAAATGGAAGTAGCCGCCGACGCCCTGCGCCTGCCCGCCTGGGATCAGCCGGTGAAAAACCTGTCCGGTGGTGAGCGTCGCCGGGTAGCCCTGTGCCGCCTGCTGCTTTCCGGCCCGGACATGCTGCTGCTGGACGAGCCTACCAACCATCTGGACGCCGAATCCGTAGCCTGGCTGGAGCGCTTCCTGCACGATTACGAAGGCACAGTGGTTGCCATCACCCACGACCGCTACTTCCTCGACAACGTTGCGGGCTGGATTCTGGAACTGGACCGCGGCCAGGGTATTCCGTTTGAAGGCAACTATAGCCAGTGGCTGGAAAACAAGGAACAGCGCCTGACCACCGAAGCCAAGCAGGAAGCCTCGCACCAGAAGGCCGTTAAGCAGGAACTGGAGTGGGTGCGCAGCAACGCCAAGGGCCGGCAATCCAAGAGCAAAGCCCGCCTTGCCCGCTTCGAAGAAATGAGCTCGCAGGACTTCCAGAAGCGCAATGAAACCAACGAACTCTATATTCCACCCGGGCCCCGTCTTGGTGACAAGGTCATCGAAGTAGAAGGCATCAGCAAAGCTTTTGGTGATCATCTGCTCTATGAAGATGTTTCCTTCACCGTACCGCCGGGCGCTATCGTCGGCATCATCGGTGGCAACGGTGCAGGTAAATCTACCCTGTTCCGCATGATCGTCGGCCAGGACCAGCCCAACTCCGGCACCATCACGGTGGGTGAAACAGTCAAGCTGGCCTATGTCGATCAGAGTCGCGATCTGGACGGATCAAAAACCGTCTGGGAACTGCTTAGTGAAGGCCAGGACATCATTAAGGTCGGCAACTACGAAACCCCATCGAGAGCCTATGCAGGCCGCTTTAACTTCAAAGGCGCAGACCAGCAAAAGCGCGTAGGCGACCTGTCTGGTGGTGAGCGAAACCGCCTGCACCTGGCAGCACTGCTGAAGGAAGGCGGCAACGTACTGCTGCTGGACGAACCTACCAACGATCTGGATGTGGAAACCCTGCGTGCCCTGGAAGAAGCCCTGCTGAACTTCCCCGGCTCTGCCATGGTTATCTCGCACGACCGCTGGTTCCTTGACCGCGTAGCCACGCACATTCTGGCATTTGAGGATGACGGCGAGGTGATCTACTACGAAGGCAACTTCAGCGACTACGACGAAGACCACAAGAAGCGCAAAGGGGATTCGGCGATGGTGCCCAAGCGCATGAAGTACAAGAAGCTGGCCTGA
- the nrdR gene encoding transcriptional regulator NrdR produces MHCPFCGEADTKVIDSRLVAEGDQVRRRRECLSCRERFTTFESAELVMPRVVKQDGIRQPFDEEKLRSGIMKALEKRPVSIEQIDAALNRIKYRLRATGEREVKSMQLGEEVMTELRQLDKVAYVRFASVYRSFQDINEFKEEIERLSATNGEAAVDVAKALADTRAPEGKK; encoded by the coding sequence ATGCATTGTCCTTTCTGTGGTGAAGCAGATACCAAAGTTATTGACTCGCGTCTTGTGGCCGAGGGCGATCAGGTACGCCGCCGCAGAGAGTGCCTTTCCTGTCGTGAGCGCTTTACTACGTTTGAGTCGGCCGAGCTGGTGATGCCCAGAGTGGTTAAGCAGGACGGCATCCGGCAGCCTTTTGATGAAGAGAAGCTGCGCTCAGGGATCATGAAGGCTCTGGAAAAGCGCCCGGTGAGTATCGAGCAGATCGATGCGGCGCTGAATCGTATCAAATACCGTCTGCGGGCGACCGGTGAGCGTGAGGTTAAGTCCATGCAGCTGGGTGAAGAGGTAATGACCGAGCTACGTCAGCTCGACAAAGTTGCCTACGTCCGGTTTGCTTCCGTTTATCGCAGCTTTCAGGATATCAACGAATTCAAGGAAGAAATCGAGAGACTCTCGGCCACCAATGGCGAGGCGGCGGTTGATGTCGCGAAAGCGCTGGCGGATACCCGCGCCCCTGAAGGAAAAAAATGA
- the radA gene encoding DNA repair protein RadA, producing MAKAKTAYVCTECGADYSKWQGQCTACQTWNTISEVRGVSSNTKGARGVRFEGFAGSLSAVQSLDEVSLAEQERISTGMQEFDRVLGGGLVEGSAVLMGGHPGAGKSTLLLQAVCHLAASVPALYVTGEESLQQVAMRAKRLGLPTKDLKMLSETSVERVMQVAEAEEPRILVVDSIQVMHVADSESAPGSVTQVRESAAFLTRFAKQTGTILFLVGHVTKDGSLAGPKVLEHMIDCSILLEGSSDSRYRTLRGIKNRFGAVNELGVFAMLEQGLKEVKNPSAIFLNRGEEAAPGSVVMVVWEGTRPMLVEIQALVDMAQGGYPRRVAVGLDQNRLAMLLAVLHRHGGLHVSDQDVFVNVVGGVKVNETSADLALLAAIVSSFRDRALPQNLVIFGEVGLSGEIRPVPSGQERINEAAKHGFTRALVPKANAPRKPIAGMKVIPVTKLSEAITALEEL from the coding sequence ATGGCAAAAGCTAAAACCGCCTATGTCTGCACCGAGTGTGGTGCAGACTATTCCAAATGGCAGGGCCAGTGTACGGCCTGCCAGACCTGGAACACCATCAGCGAAGTCCGTGGCGTCAGTAGTAATACCAAAGGTGCTCGTGGTGTCCGCTTTGAAGGTTTTGCGGGCAGCCTGTCGGCCGTGCAGAGCCTGGACGAGGTAAGCCTCGCCGAGCAGGAGCGCATCAGCACCGGCATGCAGGAGTTCGACAGGGTTCTTGGTGGCGGCCTTGTGGAAGGTTCCGCCGTGCTGATGGGAGGTCATCCCGGTGCCGGCAAGAGTACCTTGCTGCTTCAGGCTGTATGCCACCTGGCTGCCAGCGTTCCCGCACTCTACGTGACCGGTGAGGAATCCCTGCAGCAGGTCGCCATGCGCGCCAAACGCCTGGGCCTGCCCACCAAAGATCTGAAAATGCTTTCTGAGACCAGTGTCGAGCGGGTCATGCAGGTTGCGGAAGCGGAAGAACCACGGATCCTGGTGGTGGACAGTATTCAAGTGATGCACGTGGCGGACAGCGAATCCGCTCCGGGCTCGGTTACCCAGGTTCGCGAAAGCGCAGCGTTTCTGACCCGCTTTGCCAAGCAGACAGGCACCATTCTGTTTCTGGTTGGCCACGTCACCAAGGACGGCAGCCTTGCCGGCCCGAAGGTACTGGAGCATATGATCGACTGCTCTATCCTGCTGGAAGGCTCCAGTGACAGCCGTTACCGCACTTTACGCGGTATCAAGAACCGCTTTGGGGCGGTGAATGAGTTAGGCGTATTTGCCATGCTGGAGCAGGGCCTGAAGGAAGTTAAAAACCCCAGTGCGATTTTTCTGAACCGCGGCGAAGAAGCAGCTCCGGGCAGTGTGGTTATGGTGGTCTGGGAAGGCACCCGGCCCATGCTGGTAGAAATTCAGGCGTTGGTGGACATGGCCCAGGGCGGATACCCGCGGCGAGTGGCTGTTGGCCTGGATCAGAACCGTCTGGCGATGCTTTTGGCCGTGTTGCACCGTCACGGCGGTTTGCATGTGTCGGATCAGGATGTGTTTGTGAACGTTGTGGGTGGCGTGAAGGTCAACGAGACCAGCGCTGACTTGGCTCTTCTGGCTGCGATTGTGTCTTCATTCCGTGATCGTGCCCTGCCCCAGAATCTGGTGATTTTCGGGGAGGTCGGGTTATCAGGGGAGATTCGGCCGGTGCCCAGCGGTCAGGAGCGGATTAACGAGGCCGCGAAGCATGGCTTTACTCGCGCTCTGGTCCCCAAAGCCAATGCTCCCCGCAAGCCTATTGCGGGAATGAAAGTGATTCCTGTGACCAAACTCAGTGAGGCGATTACGGCATTGGAGGAGCTTTAG
- a CDS encoding FAD-dependent oxidoreductase, with the protein MKERLSNDFQFVEVGRVDPKKVPAKKRKKEFGEIYRPYTADNASSQSHRCLECGNPYCEWKCPVHNYIPNWLKLVSEGNIMKAVELCHQTNSLPEVCGRVCPQDRLCEGACTLNDGFGAVTIGSVEKYITDTAFALGWKPDVSAVKWTDKKVAVIGAGPAGLGCADVLVRNGVKPVVFDIYPEIGGLLTFGIPEFKLEKSVMTRRRQVFEEMGVEFRLSTEVGKDVQLQDILEEYDAVFMGMGTYTYMKGGFPGEDLPGVYDALPFLVSNVNRRLGFEKDAADFINMKGKRVVVLGGGDTAMDCNRTSIRQQAESVACAYRRDEANMPGSRREVSNAREEGVKFLFNRQPIAIIGEDKVEGVKVVSTELGEPDENGRRRPEVIPGSEEVIPADAVLVAFGFRPSPAEWFDELAITTDDSGRVTAPEEAQYGFQTSNPKIFAGGDMVRGSDLVVTAIWEGRQAAEGIMDYLDI; encoded by the coding sequence ATGAAAGAACGACTTAGTAACGATTTTCAGTTTGTGGAAGTAGGGCGGGTAGACCCGAAGAAAGTCCCCGCGAAGAAGCGCAAAAAAGAATTTGGCGAAATCTATCGGCCCTATACAGCCGATAACGCATCGTCCCAGTCCCACCGCTGCCTGGAATGCGGTAACCCTTATTGTGAATGGAAGTGCCCGGTGCACAACTACATTCCCAACTGGCTGAAGCTGGTTTCTGAAGGCAATATCATGAAAGCTGTCGAGTTGTGTCATCAGACCAACTCGCTGCCTGAAGTGTGCGGCAGGGTCTGCCCGCAAGACAGGTTATGTGAGGGCGCCTGCACCCTTAACGACGGCTTCGGCGCCGTTACCATTGGTTCGGTTGAAAAGTACATCACCGATACGGCCTTCGCCCTGGGCTGGAAGCCAGACGTGTCAGCGGTCAAATGGACGGACAAAAAAGTGGCGGTTATCGGCGCGGGCCCTGCGGGTCTTGGCTGCGCCGATGTGCTGGTTCGCAACGGCGTAAAGCCGGTAGTGTTTGATATCTACCCGGAGATTGGTGGCCTGCTGACATTCGGCATTCCCGAATTCAAGCTGGAAAAATCCGTGATGACCCGGCGGCGCCAGGTGTTTGAGGAAATGGGCGTCGAGTTCCGTTTGTCCACCGAGGTGGGTAAAGACGTTCAACTACAGGATATCCTCGAAGAGTATGATGCGGTGTTCATGGGCATGGGGACCTACACCTACATGAAGGGCGGCTTTCCGGGCGAAGACCTACCTGGGGTCTATGATGCGCTGCCGTTTCTGGTGTCCAACGTTAACCGTCGGCTTGGCTTTGAAAAAGACGCGGCTGATTTCATCAATATGAAAGGCAAACGCGTGGTGGTGCTGGGTGGTGGTGATACCGCCATGGACTGCAATCGCACGTCTATTCGCCAGCAGGCAGAGAGTGTGGCCTGCGCCTATCGTCGCGACGAAGCCAATATGCCGGGTTCACGTCGCGAGGTGTCGAATGCCAGGGAAGAGGGCGTGAAATTCCTGTTCAATCGCCAGCCCATAGCCATTATCGGTGAGGATAAGGTTGAAGGTGTGAAAGTGGTATCAACGGAGCTTGGCGAGCCGGATGAAAACGGCCGTCGCCGGCCCGAGGTGATTCCGGGCAGCGAGGAAGTTATACCTGCAGATGCCGTATTGGTCGCGTTCGGCTTCCGCCCGAGCCCGGCTGAATGGTTTGACGAACTTGCGATCACCACTGACGATTCCGGCCGGGTAACCGCCCCGGAAGAGGCGCAATACGGCTTCCAGACCAGCAACCCGAAGATCTTCGCGGGTGGCGATATGGTTCGGGGCTCGGATCTTGTTGTTACCGCGATCTGGGAAGGCCGCCAGGCGGCTGAGGGCATCATGGATTATCTGGATATCTGA